A genomic region of Neisseria cinerea contains the following coding sequences:
- a CDS encoding DUF1294 domain-containing protein translates to MKRPTLLKPIACAAFLPVVSMFFPILGACYSILSLYTFALYGIDKRRAVQGKYRIPEYRLLLPALLGGWVGAYFGSMTFRHKTAKKRFAFMLLLTVTGNILATFILIYYFVPPEFFVKLGQNT, encoded by the coding sequence ATGAAGCGGCCAACCCTCCTCAAACCGATTGCGTGTGCGGCATTTTTACCTGTCGTCTCGATGTTTTTCCCCATATTGGGTGCGTGTTACTCAATATTATCCCTCTACACGTTTGCACTTTACGGCATAGACAAAAGGCGTGCCGTACAGGGAAAGTACCGCATTCCCGAATACCGCCTGCTCCTGCCTGCATTGCTCGGCGGCTGGGTGGGCGCGTATTTCGGCAGCATGACATTCAGACATAAGACAGCGAAAAAGCGTTTTGCATTCATGCTCCTCCTGACCGTTACAGGCAATATCCTGGCAACCTTTATCCTGATTTATTATTTTGTCCCGCCTGAATTTTTCGTAAAACTCGGGCAGAATACCTGA
- a CDS encoding YceD family protein gives MSDPNLIDPEVFAAEGQNLQGSFLLEELDERVSSHDYPADKQTRVSFTLQGGRDRLQRLFLDLNVKADMPLVCQRCITPVPFLLDETSRIVLFADEGDLDEAMLADEELEGMLLEKELDVQTLVEDQILMSLPFSPRHEDCGDNGTLEEVNRDKPNPFAVLAGLKSS, from the coding sequence ATGTCAGACCCTAATTTGATTGACCCAGAAGTTTTCGCCGCCGAAGGGCAGAACCTGCAAGGCAGCTTCCTGCTCGAAGAATTGGATGAACGCGTCAGTTCGCACGATTATCCGGCCGACAAACAGACACGCGTGTCGTTTACGCTGCAAGGCGGCCGCGACCGGTTGCAACGCCTGTTTCTCGACTTAAACGTCAAAGCCGATATGCCCCTGGTTTGCCAGCGCTGCATTACGCCCGTACCGTTTCTGCTCGACGAAACCAGCCGTATCGTCCTGTTTGCCGATGAAGGGGATTTGGACGAAGCCATGCTTGCCGATGAAGAATTGGAAGGCATGCTGCTCGAAAAAGAGCTTGACGTACAAACCCTGGTCGAAGACCAAATCCTGATGTCGCTCCCCTTCTCCCCTCGACACGAAGACTGCGGCGACAATGGGACACTGGAAGAAGTCAATCGGGACAAACCAAACCCCTTTGCTGTTTTAGCAGGTTTGAAAAGCAGTTAA
- a CDS encoding SAM-dependent methyltransferase, with amino-acid sequence MSPVLYLIPTPLGTPDTPCLLPHEQQAIVGLTDFVVEAEKTARAHLKHLGVTTPIRELNLQTLNEHTDLKTLPELLKPLQEGRSMGIVSEAGCPAVADPGANLVALAHKHGFEVRPLVGPSSLLLALMASGANGQNFAFKGYLPSEKNERIQSLKALEQRSRQQNETQLFIETPYRNDALLSDAVENLHPETRLCVATDLTLPTQEIISQTIAQWRKRKEMPNLKKRPTIFVLHAA; translated from the coding sequence ATGTCTCCTGTTTTGTATTTGATTCCTACGCCTTTGGGTACACCTGACACGCCGTGCCTGTTGCCGCATGAACAACAGGCGATTGTCGGGCTGACGGATTTTGTCGTGGAAGCGGAAAAAACGGCGCGTGCGCATTTGAAACATTTGGGCGTGACTACGCCTATCCGCGAGCTGAATCTGCAAACGTTGAATGAACACACGGATTTGAAGACTTTGCCGGAATTGCTGAAACCTTTGCAGGAAGGGCGCAGTATGGGCATTGTCAGCGAGGCTGGCTGTCCGGCTGTGGCTGATCCGGGTGCGAATTTGGTAGCATTGGCGCATAAACACGGTTTTGAAGTACGGCCTTTGGTCGGCCCGTCCAGCTTGTTGCTGGCGCTGATGGCTTCGGGTGCGAATGGGCAGAATTTTGCGTTTAAGGGTTATCTGCCGTCTGAAAAAAATGAGCGCATTCAGAGTTTGAAGGCTTTGGAGCAACGTTCGCGCCAGCAGAATGAAACGCAGCTGTTTATCGAAACGCCGTATCGCAATGATGCCTTGTTGTCTGATGCGGTGGAAAACCTGCATCCTGAAACGCGCTTATGTGTGGCTACGGACTTGACTTTACCGACACAGGAAATCATCAGCCAGACGATTGCGCAGTGGCGAAAAAGAAAAGAAATGCCGAATTTGAAAAAACGCCCGACGATTTTTGTGTTGCATGCTGCTTAA
- a CDS encoding DUF6911 family protein has protein sequence MKTSTVVFGGFFITDNGERIQIPVLENPGIKEINHFFSVSNFEKKAGVLVFRIIPEPKFGNTELTIYFEKGYYLPMIQTILEDGDIEVKNLKTENYSGNTMEIWGDFYPIEHISKNISTIQNIISEFIIQKQTPAPII, from the coding sequence ATGAAAACATCAACGGTTGTTTTTGGCGGATTTTTTATTACAGATAATGGAGAACGAATCCAAATCCCCGTTTTGGAAAATCCTGGCATTAAAGAAATCAATCACTTTTTTTCCGTATCAAATTTTGAGAAAAAAGCCGGAGTCCTTGTTTTCAGAATTATTCCTGAGCCCAAATTTGGCAATACCGAATTAACTATCTATTTTGAAAAAGGATATTATTTGCCAATGATTCAAACAATTTTAGAAGACGGGGATATTGAAGTAAAAAACCTTAAAACAGAAAATTATAGTGGAAATACAATGGAAATTTGGGGAGACTTCTACCCTATTGAGCATATCTCTAAAAATATTTCTACAATTCAAAATATAATTTCTGAATTTATTATACAAAAACAAACACCGGCACCAATAATTTGA
- a CDS encoding beta-ketoacyl-ACP synthase III — protein MQYAKISGTGSYLPANRVSNDDLAQKVDTSDEWITARTGIKFRHIAAENEKTSDLAAEAARRALDAAGLDSGEIDLIIVATATPDMQFPSTATIVQQKLGITNGCPAFDVQAVCAGFMYALTTANAYIQSGMAKNALVIGAETFSRIVDWNDRTTCVLFGDGAGAVVLSASDKPGIIHGKLKADGNYLNLLNAPGQIAEGKICGSPYITMDGPGVFKFAVKMLAKIADEVIGEAGYTAEQIDWIVPHQANRRIIESTAKHLGLSMDKVILTVQDHGNTSAASIPLALDTGIRSGQIKRGQNLLLEGIGGGFAWGAVLMEY, from the coding sequence ATGCAGTATGCAAAAATTTCCGGCACGGGCAGCTATCTTCCTGCCAACCGCGTCAGCAATGACGACCTTGCCCAAAAGGTAGATACCTCTGACGAGTGGATTACCGCGCGTACGGGCATTAAGTTCCGCCATATTGCAGCCGAAAACGAGAAAACCAGCGATCTTGCAGCCGAAGCGGCCCGCCGTGCCCTGGATGCCGCCGGATTGGACAGCGGTGAAATCGATTTGATTATTGTGGCAACGGCAACTCCGGATATGCAGTTTCCGTCTACTGCGACCATCGTGCAGCAAAAATTGGGCATAACCAACGGCTGCCCCGCCTTCGACGTTCAGGCGGTGTGTGCGGGCTTTATGTACGCGTTGACCACGGCAAACGCCTACATTCAAAGCGGCATGGCGAAAAACGCACTGGTCATCGGTGCGGAAACCTTCAGCCGCATTGTAGACTGGAACGACCGTACAACCTGCGTATTGTTCGGCGACGGTGCGGGCGCGGTAGTTTTAAGCGCGTCGGACAAACCGGGCATCATCCACGGCAAACTGAAGGCAGACGGCAACTACCTGAACCTGCTCAATGCGCCCGGACAAATCGCTGAAGGAAAAATCTGCGGATCGCCTTATATCACTATGGACGGACCGGGCGTATTCAAATTCGCCGTCAAAATGCTGGCAAAAATCGCCGATGAAGTTATCGGCGAAGCCGGTTATACCGCCGAACAAATCGACTGGATTGTTCCCCATCAGGCAAACCGCCGTATCATCGAATCCACTGCGAAACACTTGGGTTTGAGTATGGACAAAGTCATCCTGACCGTCCAAGACCACGGCAACACGTCCGCCGCCTCGATTCCGCTGGCTTTGGATACGGGCATCCGCAGCGGACAAATCAAACGCGGTCAGAACCTGCTGCTCGAAGGTATCGGCGGCGGTTTCGCGTGGGGCGCGGTATTGATGGAATATTAA
- a CDS encoding phosphoribosyltransferase, whose protein sequence is MKQKIWYTYDDIHRVIKALAEKIRNSGVKYDAMIAIGGGGFIPARMLRCFLEIPIYAVTTAYYDSDNEGQVTEEVKKVQWLDPVPEALRGKNILVVDEVDDSRVTMEFCLTELLKEDFGTIGVAVLHEKIKAKAGKIPEGIPYFSGITVDDWWINYPWDAHDIDEHNRLAENNQN, encoded by the coding sequence ATGAAACAAAAAATCTGGTACACCTACGATGATATCCACCGCGTCATCAAAGCATTGGCAGAAAAAATCCGGAACTCCGGCGTCAAATACGACGCCATGATCGCTATCGGCGGCGGCGGCTTTATTCCTGCACGTATGCTGCGCTGTTTTCTGGAAATTCCTATCTATGCCGTAACCACCGCTTATTACGACAGCGACAACGAAGGACAGGTTACAGAAGAAGTCAAAAAAGTCCAATGGCTAGACCCCGTCCCCGAAGCCTTACGGGGTAAAAACATCCTTGTTGTCGACGAAGTGGACGACAGCCGCGTTACCATGGAATTTTGCCTGACAGAGCTGCTCAAAGAAGACTTCGGCACCATCGGCGTCGCCGTACTGCACGAAAAAATTAAAGCCAAAGCAGGTAAAATCCCCGAAGGCATTCCCTATTTCAGCGGCATCACCGTAGACGACTGGTGGATTAACTATCCATGGGATGCACACGATATAGACGAACACAACCGCCTTGCCGAAAACAACCAAAACTGA
- a CDS encoding Maf family protein codes for MGLALPLILGTSSVFRREQMERLGIDFQAVSPDFDETPMLGESAPQTALRLAEGKARSLAGRFPEALIVGADQVAWCDGRQWGKPMNLANAQKMLIHLSGREIEFYSAVVLLNTVTGRMRQHIDKTVVMMRKLDELHILRYLEREPDAVYCSCALKSEDLGALLIERIESSDPNALIGLPVFRLVDFLKNEGVDIL; via the coding sequence ATGGGTTTGGCATTGCCTTTAATTTTGGGTACGAGTTCGGTTTTCCGGCGCGAACAGATGGAGCGGCTCGGTATTGATTTTCAGGCGGTATCGCCTGATTTCGACGAAACGCCGATGCTGGGGGAGTCTGCCCCTCAAACGGCATTACGCCTTGCCGAGGGTAAGGCGAGGTCGTTGGCCGGACGTTTCCCCGAAGCGTTGATTGTCGGTGCGGACCAGGTGGCGTGGTGCGATGGCAGGCAGTGGGGCAAGCCGATGAACCTTGCTAATGCGCAAAAGATGTTGATACATTTGAGCGGCAGGGAGATTGAGTTTTACAGTGCGGTCGTTCTGCTAAATACGGTTACGGGTAGGATGCGGCAGCATATCGATAAGACTGTGGTCATGATGAGGAAGTTGGACGAGCTGCATATACTCCGCTATTTGGAGCGCGAGCCTGATGCGGTTTATTGCTCGTGTGCGTTGAAGAGTGAGGATTTGGGTGCATTGTTGATCGAACGGATTGAAAGCAGCGATCCGAATGCTTTAATCGGTTTGCCGGTTTTCCGTCTGGTTGATTTTTTGAAAAATGAGGGTGTGGATATTTTGTAA
- a CDS encoding MafI family immunity protein, translating into MKALDKRIMKLGKSLEGRLDARLIESALDYIHHAERLLAFEILCTYVEDFDIRLTKQESQEISFIDKEFRTESTFN; encoded by the coding sequence ATGAAAGCATTAGACAAACGGATTATGAAGTTAGGAAAATCCCTTGAAGGCAGGCTTGATGCCCGGCTGATTGAGTCCGCATTGGATTATATTCATCATGCAGAACGTTTGCTGGCTTTTGAAATCCTGTGTACTTATGTTGAAGATTTCGATATCCGGCTGACGAAACAAGAATCCCAAGAAATTTCTTTTATTGACAAGGAATTTAGGACAGAAAGCACGTTCAATTAG
- the rpmF gene encoding 50S ribosomal protein L32, which translates to MAVQQNKKSPSKRGMHRSHDALTAPSLSVDSATGEVHRPHHISPNGMYRGRKVVKAKGE; encoded by the coding sequence ATGGCCGTTCAACAAAACAAAAAATCCCCTTCCAAACGTGGTATGCACCGTTCACACGACGCGCTGACTGCGCCTTCACTGTCCGTTGACAGCGCAACCGGCGAAGTACACCGCCCGCACCACATTTCTCCAAACGGCATGTACCGCGGCCGCAAAGTGGTAAAAGCCAAGGGCGAATAA
- the plsX gene encoding phosphate acyltransferase PlsX, giving the protein MITLAVDAMGGDQGLTVTVPGATAFLQAHPDVRLIMTGDETQLHQALTAAGAPMGRIDICHTTQIVGMDEAPQSALKNKKDSSMRVAINQVKEGKAQAAVSAGNTGALMATARFVLKTIPGIERPAIAKFLPSDTDHVTLALDLGANVDCTPEQLAQFAVIGSELVHALHPQKGQPRIGLVNVGTEDIKGTDTVKQTYKLLQNSKLNFIGNIESNSILYGEADVVVADGFVGNVMLKTIEGAVKFMSGAIRREFQSNLFNKLAAVAALPALKGLKNKLDPRKFNGAILLGLRGIVIKSHGGTDETGFRYALEEAYHEAKSASLSKIEQGVAEQLAALEAAKAVQNEIAADL; this is encoded by the coding sequence ATGATTACATTGGCCGTAGATGCCATGGGCGGCGACCAAGGACTTACCGTTACCGTACCCGGCGCAACCGCATTCCTCCAAGCACACCCCGATGTCCGCCTGATTATGACCGGCGACGAAACGCAACTGCATCAAGCCCTGACCGCGGCAGGCGCACCGATGGGGCGCATCGACATCTGCCATACCACACAAATCGTCGGAATGGACGAAGCTCCGCAATCCGCCCTGAAAAACAAAAAAGACTCCTCCATGCGCGTTGCCATCAACCAGGTCAAAGAAGGCAAAGCCCAAGCCGCCGTATCCGCAGGCAACACCGGCGCACTCATGGCAACCGCACGTTTCGTCCTCAAGACCATACCCGGCATCGAACGCCCCGCCATCGCCAAATTCCTCCCGTCCGACACCGACCATGTTACCCTTGCACTCGACCTTGGCGCGAACGTCGACTGCACCCCCGAACAGCTCGCCCAATTTGCCGTTATCGGCAGCGAACTCGTCCACGCACTCCATCCTCAAAAAGGACAGCCACGCATCGGGCTGGTCAACGTCGGCACAGAAGACATCAAAGGTACGGATACCGTCAAACAAACCTACAAACTGCTGCAAAACAGCAAACTCAACTTTATCGGCAACATCGAAAGCAACAGCATCCTCTACGGCGAAGCAGATGTCGTCGTCGCCGACGGCTTTGTCGGCAACGTCATGCTCAAAACCATCGAAGGCGCAGTCAAATTCATGAGCGGAGCCATCCGCCGCGAATTCCAAAGCAACCTGTTCAACAAACTTGCCGCCGTTGCTGCCCTACCCGCTCTCAAAGGGTTGAAAAACAAACTTGACCCGCGCAAATTCAATGGGGCCATCCTGCTCGGGCTGCGCGGCATCGTGATTAAAAGCCACGGCGGCACAGACGAAACCGGTTTCCGCTATGCCCTCGAAGAAGCCTACCATGAAGCAAAGTCTGCCAGCCTTTCCAAAATCGAACAAGGCGTAGCCGAACAGCTCGCCGCACTCGAAGCTGCCAAAGCCGTCCAAAACGAAATCGCCGCCGACTTGTAA